The following proteins come from a genomic window of Halanaerobiaceae bacterium ANBcell28:
- a CDS encoding ECF transporter S component — protein sequence MQTSSSKVIRKEKMSTNIMVKVSLLVALSYLLTFIRVPLPLFPEYLKLDIAELPALIGAFVLGPIPGVAIILVRNILDFLTKTSTGGVGELSNFIVGSSFVLTASMIYHYKKSKTTAIIGVIVGTLAMTTLGLLSNKYLIFPMYGLPAEWGFLFTFIVPFNLIKGGLNSVVAILVYKKIAGFLK from the coding sequence ATGCAAACAAGTAGTTCTAAAGTAATAAGGAAAGAAAAAATGAGTACAAATATAATGGTAAAGGTTTCTTTATTAGTAGCATTGTCTTATCTCTTAACATTCATTAGAGTACCATTGCCTCTGTTTCCTGAATATCTTAAATTGGATATAGCAGAACTCCCTGCTCTGATTGGAGCTTTTGTTCTTGGCCCTATACCGGGTGTAGCTATTATTCTAGTGAGGAATATACTGGACTTTTTAACAAAGACCAGTACAGGAGGAGTAGGAGAACTTTCTAATTTTATTGTGGGTAGTTCTTTTGTATTGACAGCAAGTATGATTTACCACTATAAAAAGAGTAAGACAACAGCTATAATAGGTGTAATTGTTGGAACACTGGCCATGACTACTTTGGGATTGTTATCGAATAAATACTTAATCTTTCCAATGTATGGTTTGCCAGCTGAGTGGGGATTCTTATTTACTTTTATAGTTCCATTTAATTTAATTAAAGGTGGATTAAACAGTGTAGTTGCGATTCTTGTATATAAGAAAATTGCTGGATTTTTAAAATAG